In Phycisphaerae bacterium, one genomic interval encodes:
- a CDS encoding sodium:calcium symporter, producing the protein MWRKNRFIKYFGVIGILGPILIYTYYVYIVSWLLGFAFFSVSGSVMTAAESQDSITAFLNGYRGILRNEWFSGIGWAYLFLVVTLGLNTWILLRGIRGGIELLCKIAMPVLLVLGVVLVVRVLTLGAPDPAQPAWNVGGGMGFLWNPDFSVLGRSQVWLAAAGQVFFSLSVGFGVILTYSSYLKRGDDVALSGLTAVSTNTFAEVILGGSIVIPAAFAFFGPMATQQIAQSGFDLAVVTMPMIFAKMHFGQLFAVLWFTLLFLAGITSSVSVAQPAVTFLEDELDVGKGTAVAIFATGTFILIQLPVFLLSHGVLDDMDFLAANFFVVVFALIEVVLFAWVFGMNRAWEEIHHGAQLRIPRVYKYIIKFVTPSILIVILGWWFYERWLDVLLLRKTLEGGEISPTDRPIILASRLLILLMIWGMIVMVKLAWRRRQAAPAVSQAGETPT; encoded by the coding sequence ATGTGGCGGAAGAACCGCTTTATCAAGTATTTCGGGGTGATTGGGATTCTGGGGCCGATTCTCATTTATACGTATTACGTGTACATCGTATCGTGGCTGCTGGGTTTCGCGTTTTTTTCGGTCTCGGGGAGCGTGATGACGGCGGCGGAGTCGCAGGATAGCATCACGGCATTTCTGAACGGTTACCGTGGCATTTTGAGGAACGAGTGGTTCAGCGGGATCGGCTGGGCGTACCTGTTTCTGGTGGTCACGCTGGGACTGAACACGTGGATTCTCCTTCGTGGGATTCGGGGCGGCATCGAGCTGCTCTGCAAGATCGCGATGCCGGTCTTGCTGGTGCTTGGGGTGGTGTTGGTGGTGCGGGTATTGACGCTGGGCGCGCCGGACCCCGCTCAGCCGGCGTGGAACGTCGGGGGCGGCATGGGTTTTCTGTGGAATCCGGATTTCAGCGTGCTGGGGCGTTCGCAGGTCTGGCTGGCGGCGGCGGGACAGGTGTTCTTTTCACTATCGGTGGGGTTCGGGGTGATTCTGACGTATTCGAGCTATTTGAAGCGGGGCGATGACGTGGCCCTTTCGGGGCTGACCGCGGTGTCCACGAATACGTTCGCCGAGGTGATTCTGGGCGGCAGCATCGTGATTCCGGCTGCGTTCGCCTTTTTCGGTCCGATGGCGACGCAGCAGATCGCCCAGAGCGGGTTCGATCTGGCGGTGGTGACCATGCCGATGATTTTCGCGAAGATGCACTTCGGGCAGTTGTTCGCGGTTTTGTGGTTTACGCTGCTGTTCCTGGCCGGCATCACCTCATCGGTGTCGGTGGCCCAGCCGGCGGTTACGTTCCTGGAGGATGAACTGGACGTTGGGAAGGGCACGGCGGTGGCGATCTTCGCCACGGGGACCTTTATCCTGATTCAGTTGCCGGTGTTCCTGCTGAGCCACGGGGTTTTGGACGACATGGACTTTTTGGCGGCCAACTTCTTCGTGGTGGTCTTCGCCCTGATCGAGGTGGTGCTGTTCGCGTGGGTTTTCGGGATGAACCGGGCGTGGGAGGAGATTCATCACGGGGCGCAGCTGCGCATCCCTCGCGTTTACAAGTACATCATCAAGTTTGTGACGCCGAGTATTCTGATTGTGATCCTCGGCTGGTGGTTCTATGAGCGATGGCTTGACGTTCTGCTGCTGCGGAAGACACTGGAGGGGGGCGAGATCAGTCCGACGGACCGGCCGATCATTCTGGCTTCACGTTTGTTGATTTTGCTGATGATCTGGGGAATGATCGTGATGGTGAAGCTGGCCTGGCGACGGCGTCAGGCCGCTCCGGCGGTTTCGCAGGCGGGAGAGACACCGACGTAA
- a CDS encoding radical SAM protein, with amino-acid sequence MTIKDKYRYSERDKFVSLLAKQDFHEVMAAVKGEAFREYRRQWDCAGRFELETPVPLHCDFEFSTGCNLRCSMCPHGMPRQARPAGFDRVSGRFPFELFRKVIDEGVPLGLRAIDLSYYNEPLLRDDLPEFIEYAGSHGILDILCSTNAQLLDAEWTERLLDTPLTRLKVSLDADSSETYAAIRSGGDFGAAVGNLERFIRRKAERGQVLPITRVSFVKTRLNEHELDGFLARWTGLADYVCVQELIEFDEMKVDLTPASRIVNRDFRCHHPWHQLTFRVDGQALPCCTIWGQQIPVGNVAEQSLAEIWTGPAMKALRRLHREGRYQENPVCLKCAKSSVAGQGD; translated from the coding sequence GTGACAATAAAAGATAAGTACAGGTACTCGGAGCGGGACAAATTCGTTTCCCTTCTGGCCAAACAGGATTTCCACGAGGTCATGGCGGCGGTCAAGGGGGAGGCGTTTCGAGAGTATCGCCGGCAGTGGGATTGTGCCGGGCGGTTTGAGCTGGAGACGCCGGTTCCGCTGCACTGTGATTTCGAGTTCAGCACCGGGTGCAATCTGCGATGTTCGATGTGCCCGCACGGGATGCCCCGGCAGGCCCGGCCGGCGGGTTTCGATCGGGTTTCGGGGCGGTTTCCGTTTGAGTTGTTTCGCAAGGTGATCGACGAGGGTGTGCCGCTGGGGCTGCGGGCGATTGACTTGAGCTACTACAACGAGCCGCTATTGCGAGACGACCTTCCCGAGTTCATCGAGTACGCGGGGTCGCACGGCATTCTGGACATTCTGTGCAGCACCAATGCGCAACTGCTGGATGCGGAATGGACCGAACGGCTGTTGGATACGCCATTGACGCGGCTGAAGGTGTCGCTGGACGCGGACAGCTCTGAGACGTACGCGGCGATCCGGTCCGGCGGCGACTTTGGGGCGGCGGTGGGCAACCTGGAGCGTTTTATCCGGCGCAAGGCTGAGCGCGGGCAGGTGTTGCCGATCACGCGGGTCAGCTTCGTCAAGACGCGTCTAAACGAGCACGAGTTGGATGGGTTTCTGGCCCGATGGACGGGATTGGCTGACTACGTGTGCGTCCAGGAACTGATCGAGTTTGACGAGATGAAGGTCGATCTGACTCCGGCCAGCCGGATCGTCAATCGCGATTTTCGGTGTCACCATCCGTGGCATCAACTGACGTTCCGCGTGGACGGCCAGGCGCTGCCGTGCTGCACCATATGGGGCCAGCAGATTCCCGTCGGCAACGTCGCTGAGCAGTCGCTCGCGGAGATCTGGACCGGCCCGGCGATGAAGGCTTTGCGCCGGCTCCATCGCGAAGGCCGCTACCAGGAGAACCCGGTCTGTCTCAAGTGCGCCAAGAGCAGCGTGGCGGGTCAGGGCGATTAG
- a CDS encoding RHS repeat-associated core domain-containing protein produces the protein MAFARTWQGPAAWTITVPAFDGNGNLVELLDVSDGDPNAVASVASYQYDPYGNLLTSAGEAAEAFPLRFSSKYSDGETGLAYFGYRYYDSGMGRWMNRDPIGEIGGTNLYAYVENTPLEKIDWLGALTDLGVFRELFMHWWFPNGNALFARTGGEWGEYMMSQPNVKNVAYTELLLKAREKWALSREHACIDGVLATRERTVILEEISDSWYPWIRSSLNGVSYYIRGRYRVDACLGVTFYSMVHEVNDVGDFHLSKWDFILFLSMWVGEVAGEFGNVSESLRQYQPFPIKVSWGTEPIYFPADEDGGISGGCGGWPFERCIKTMRCTGACGTRTWKQNSCR, from the coding sequence TTGGCGTTCGCGCGGACCTGGCAGGGGCCAGCCGCTTGGACCATCACGGTTCCGGCGTTCGACGGGAACGGGAACCTGGTTGAGCTGCTGGACGTTAGCGATGGCGATCCCAACGCCGTGGCGTCGGTCGCCAGCTACCAGTACGATCCGTACGGGAACCTGCTGACCAGCGCCGGCGAGGCGGCGGAGGCGTTTCCGCTGCGGTTTTCGAGCAAGTACAGCGACGGTGAGACCGGGCTTGCGTACTTTGGGTATCGGTACTATGATTCGGGGATGGGGAGGTGGATGAATCGGGATCCGATTGGAGAAATAGGTGGAACCAATCTCTATGCGTACGTCGAGAACACACCGTTGGAGAAGATCGACTGGCTCGGAGCCCTGACGGATCTTGGTGTCTTCCGTGAACTATTCATGCACTGGTGGTTTCCGAATGGCAATGCGCTCTTTGCTCGAACAGGAGGGGAATGGGGTGAATATATGATGAGTCAGCCGAATGTTAAAAATGTAGCCTATACGGAGCTTCTACTTAAAGCCCGCGAGAAATGGGCCTTGTCCAGGGAGCATGCCTGTATTGATGGCGTCTTGGCAACACGCGAACGGACGGTAATCCTGGAGGAAATATCCGACTCATGGTACCCTTGGATTCGTTCATCCCTCAACGGTGTGAGCTATTACATTCGTGGACGCTACAGAGTCGATGCGTGTCTGGGAGTCACCTTCTATTCGATGGTCCATGAGGTGAACGATGTGGGTGATTTTCACCTCAGCAAATGGGACTTCATCCTCTTTCTCTCCATGTGGGTGGGGGAGGTCGCGGGCGAGTTTGGCAACGTCTCTGAATCGCTTCGGCAGTACCAGCCGTTCCCGATAAAGGTCTCTTGGGGAACAGAACCTATCTACTTTCCTGCTGACGAAGATGGCGGAATTTCGGGCGGATGCGGAGGGTGGCCCTTCGAACGATGTATAAAGACTATGAGATGCACGGGTGCCTGTGGCACGCGGACATGGAAGCAGAATAGCTGCAGATGA
- a CDS encoding radical SAM protein, which translates to MNRSSVEALRNELGRIITDIREACSGTGPIVIYGCGYVVPKLIRFVKSCGGGDRIKAILDDSPAKWDVVIDGIASRPPKPEDLTSAEAVIFAFPPGDDVFAKLGIERDAVAVVEGYMLDYALAVCEHKLTRVNWVTTSACNSRCVFCAYWNSDVVHLDADLIVETVNALPETTHTLSGGEFFCHPQWRSILSRIRNKDNMLLFTNGLLPDRAFQACDEYGITRFAASLDGGPETYRRVRGVDGFDKVMTTLRGLKQRPGTIVNVTFVITPDKTAQDFKTVEQICGELGLYFAVARYHQTDPRLPEAAWNDEELHRFDELIRNSPVISELDRHVHGIYADGFRRRLKLTCTAGFTTPYVDQYADLYWCGQKKLPAFRIGNLADAPITDLVRSERFYEIARKLHHCNDCWCATNRRFDLYLHQARNRQDRCPAAAVD; encoded by the coding sequence ATGAATCGCAGCAGCGTCGAGGCCCTGCGGAACGAACTGGGCAGGATCATCACCGATATTCGCGAGGCGTGCTCTGGAACCGGTCCGATCGTCATCTACGGCTGCGGCTACGTCGTGCCCAAGCTCATCCGATTCGTCAAGTCCTGCGGCGGCGGCGACCGAATCAAAGCCATCCTCGATGACAGCCCAGCCAAGTGGGACGTCGTCATCGACGGGATCGCCTCCCGTCCGCCCAAGCCCGAGGACCTGACCTCAGCCGAGGCCGTCATCTTCGCGTTCCCGCCCGGCGACGACGTGTTCGCCAAACTCGGAATCGAACGAGACGCCGTGGCCGTCGTCGAAGGCTACATGCTCGACTACGCCCTGGCCGTCTGCGAGCACAAACTGACCCGCGTCAACTGGGTCACCACCAGCGCCTGCAATTCCCGCTGCGTCTTCTGCGCCTACTGGAACTCGGACGTCGTCCACCTCGACGCCGATCTGATCGTCGAGACGGTCAACGCCCTCCCCGAAACCACCCACACCCTCTCCGGCGGCGAGTTCTTCTGCCATCCGCAGTGGCGAAGCATCCTGAGCCGTATCCGCAACAAGGACAACATGCTGCTCTTCACCAACGGCCTGTTGCCCGACCGCGCCTTCCAGGCCTGCGACGAGTACGGAATCACCCGCTTCGCCGCCTCGCTCGACGGAGGTCCGGAAACCTACCGCCGCGTCCGAGGCGTCGACGGCTTCGACAAGGTCATGACGACCCTGCGCGGCCTCAAACAGCGGCCGGGGACGATCGTGAACGTCACCTTCGTCATCACGCCGGACAAGACGGCCCAGGACTTCAAGACCGTCGAACAGATCTGCGGCGAACTGGGCCTCTACTTCGCCGTGGCCCGCTACCACCAGACCGACCCGCGCCTGCCCGAAGCCGCGTGGAACGACGAGGAACTGCATCGCTTCGATGAGTTGATCCGCAACAGCCCCGTCATCTCCGAACTGGACCGGCACGTACATGGAATCTACGCCGACGGATTCCGCCGACGATTGAAGCTCACGTGCACAGCCGGGTTCACCACCCCATACGTCGACCAATACGCGGACCTCTACTGGTGCGGCCAGAAAAAACTCCCGGCCTTCCGGATCGGCAACCTGGCCGACGCACCCATCACCGATCTGGTCCGGTCCGAGCGGTTCTACGAGATTGCCCGCAAGCTCCACCACTGCAACGACTGCTGGTGTGCGACAAACCGTCGCTTTGATCTCTATCTCCACCAGGCGAGGAACCGACAGGACCGCTGTCCAGCGGCGGCAGTTGACTGA
- a CDS encoding glycoside hydrolase family 32 protein gives MASEATNQQSETYRADQPVTNAVIHATREFRRRLLADPHRPGFHFTFPEDDGRPGDPNGAFYANGRYHLMYLYSHADLGYVWGHASSKDLLHWRHHPYAIAPGEGDEGCFSGGGFVDRDGRAVLSYWGLWAQRGICLAFSDDEHYDRWTKSPANPVIQSTEMGLTETTDRNGRPLVYGSADPSQIWIKDGRYYMLTGNLLVLNKYGRADDSPPEHQGDRLYLFVSDDLEKWEYLHPFYESRRDWTDRSEDDMCPVFLPLPAGPDGGEPSGKHLLLFISHNKGCQYYIGRYDTANDKFLPETHGRMTWVDNAYFAPEALVDDRGRQIMWAWIFDDRPEPLWRASGWNGMYGLPRTLWLGHDGTLRMAPVAELKTLRQKAKTRRNVTIPADREIELKGLGKELMELEITLTPGQAAQCGVKVCCSDDGREETALYYDAAEGKLLCDTTRSGLDFGRKTVEGGPFTLSPGETLTLRVFVDRSIVEVYANDRQAVARAVYPTLNGRGVKLFARGGQAHAASVKVWELMPSNPY, from the coding sequence ATGGCCAGCGAAGCGACGAACCAGCAGTCCGAAACCTACCGGGCCGATCAGCCGGTGACCAATGCGGTGATCCATGCCACCCGCGAATTCCGCCGGCGGCTGCTGGCCGACCCGCACCGCCCGGGCTTCCACTTCACGTTTCCCGAGGACGACGGCCGGCCCGGCGACCCGAACGGAGCCTTCTACGCCAACGGCCGCTACCACCTGATGTACCTCTACAGCCACGCCGACCTCGGCTACGTCTGGGGCCACGCGTCGAGCAAGGACCTGCTGCACTGGCGGCATCACCCCTACGCGATCGCGCCCGGCGAGGGCGACGAAGGCTGCTTCAGCGGCGGCGGCTTCGTCGACCGCGACGGCCGAGCCGTCCTCTCCTACTGGGGCCTCTGGGCCCAGCGCGGCATCTGCCTGGCCTTCAGCGACGACGAGCACTACGACCGCTGGACCAAGAGCCCAGCCAACCCCGTCATCCAATCCACCGAAATGGGCCTGACCGAAACCACCGACCGCAACGGCCGGCCGCTGGTCTACGGATCAGCCGACCCGTCGCAAATCTGGATCAAGGACGGCCGCTACTACATGCTGACCGGCAACCTCCTGGTCCTAAACAAGTACGGCCGCGCCGACGACTCGCCGCCCGAACACCAGGGCGACCGCCTGTACCTCTTCGTCTCCGACGATCTCGAGAAATGGGAATACCTCCACCCCTTCTACGAATCCCGCCGCGACTGGACCGACCGCAGCGAAGACGACATGTGCCCTGTCTTCCTGCCGCTGCCCGCCGGCCCCGACGGCGGTGAGCCAAGCGGCAAGCACCTGCTGCTCTTCATCTCGCACAACAAGGGCTGCCAGTACTACATCGGCCGCTACGACACCGCCAACGACAAGTTCCTCCCCGAGACTCACGGCCGCATGACCTGGGTCGACAATGCCTACTTCGCCCCGGAAGCCCTCGTCGACGACCGCGGACGACAGATCATGTGGGCGTGGATCTTCGACGACCGGCCCGAACCCCTCTGGCGGGCCAGCGGCTGGAACGGCATGTACGGCCTGCCGCGAACCCTCTGGCTCGGCCACGACGGAACCCTCCGCATGGCCCCGGTCGCCGAACTCAAAACACTCCGGCAAAAGGCCAAGACCCGCCGCAACGTCACCATCCCAGCCGACCGGGAAATCGAACTCAAGGGCCTCGGCAAGGAGCTCATGGAACTGGAAATCACGCTCACGCCGGGCCAAGCCGCCCAGTGCGGCGTCAAGGTCTGCTGCTCGGACGACGGCCGCGAGGAAACCGCCCTCTACTACGACGCCGCCGAAGGCAAGCTCCTCTGCGACACCACCCGCTCCGGACTCGACTTCGGACGCAAAACCGTCGAAGGCGGGCCCTTCACCCTCAGCCCCGGCGAAACGCTGACCCTGCGGGTCTTCGTCGACCGCTCGATCGTCGAAGTCTACGCCAACGACCGCCAAGCCGTCGCCCGCGCCGTCTATCCGACCCTCAACGGCCGAGGCGTCAAACTCTTCGCCCGCGGCGGCCAGGCCCACGCCGCCTCGGTCAAAGTATGGGAACTGATGCCGTCAAACCCGTATTGA
- a CDS encoding radical SAM protein encodes MNPHSDCSGSVPFAELIDQTRQAMDQAQSIVIYGVGNIFPKVWSFVHETGNAAKVSAILDDQPGKGRMTRGTLRVQPPTRSVLENADIIVFTFPTYEGCLRRLGLDPGRPGIVRGDLLDYALTLSRRELNTISWIITSACNSRCNICGYWRSPQVHLDIDRVADTINAYPRTNHYIAGGETYCHPQWQTLFQRIRVKDDILVLTNGLLPEQIWKSCDQHGIVKFSVSLDGGPRAYQRIRGVDGYDRVVRTLRGLVKRPGTTVIVAIVIGPFTELEDFEHVEALCRELGLYLAPIIYREWQQFEGLPTAEIMLKKLPQFSELLHRSPVVSDLDRRFCDTYVTWYHGRLRAPCTSGYTKVCINERGQVTWCTDKLDPQHHLGNLYEASLPDIMASERFYKIAAELRDCNDCWNRSFRRFDVSCHWDRIAARLGNDNPPPQTGPARPSPTQPATA; translated from the coding sequence ATGAACCCACACTCAGACTGCTCCGGTTCCGTACCTTTCGCCGAACTCATCGACCAGACCCGTCAAGCCATGGATCAGGCCCAGTCCATCGTCATCTACGGGGTCGGCAACATCTTTCCCAAGGTCTGGAGCTTTGTCCACGAAACCGGAAACGCCGCAAAGGTCTCAGCCATCCTGGACGATCAGCCGGGCAAGGGCAGAATGACCCGAGGTACGCTGCGGGTCCAGCCGCCGACCCGATCGGTCCTCGAAAACGCCGACATCATCGTCTTCACCTTTCCCACCTACGAAGGCTGCCTCAGACGGCTCGGCCTCGACCCGGGCCGGCCCGGAATCGTGCGGGGAGACCTGCTGGACTATGCCCTGACGCTGAGCCGGCGAGAGTTGAACACCATCTCTTGGATCATCACCTCAGCCTGCAATTCCCGCTGCAATATCTGCGGCTACTGGCGCAGTCCTCAGGTCCACCTCGATATCGATCGGGTCGCCGATACCATCAATGCCTACCCGCGAACCAACCACTACATTGCCGGCGGCGAGACCTACTGCCATCCCCAGTGGCAAACCCTCTTTCAGCGAATCCGCGTCAAGGACGACATTCTCGTCCTGACCAACGGCCTCCTCCCCGAACAGATCTGGAAGTCCTGCGACCAGCACGGGATCGTCAAGTTCAGCGTGTCGCTCGACGGCGGACCGCGCGCCTACCAGCGTATCCGCGGCGTGGACGGCTATGACCGCGTGGTGCGGACGCTTCGCGGACTGGTCAAACGCCCCGGAACCACCGTCATCGTCGCCATCGTAATCGGTCCGTTCACCGAATTGGAGGACTTCGAACACGTCGAGGCGCTCTGCCGCGAGTTGGGCCTCTACCTGGCGCCCATCATCTACCGCGAGTGGCAGCAGTTCGAGGGCCTGCCGACGGCGGAGATCATGCTCAAAAAACTCCCCCAATTCTCCGAATTGCTCCATCGCAGTCCGGTCGTCAGCGATCTCGACCGGCGCTTCTGCGACACCTACGTCACCTGGTACCATGGCCGCCTGCGAGCCCCATGCACCAGCGGCTACACCAAAGTATGCATCAATGAGCGAGGCCAGGTCACCTGGTGCACCGACAAGCTCGACCCGCAACACCACCTGGGAAACCTCTACGAGGCGTCGCTGCCGGACATCATGGCCTCCGAGCGGTTCTACAAGATCGCAGCCGAACTACGCGATTGCAACGACTGCTGGAACCGCAGCTTCCGACGCTTTGACGTGAGCTGTCACTGGGACCGGATCGCCGCCCGCCTTGGCAACGATAACCCTCCGCCCCAAACCGGCCCCGCTAGACCTTCGCCGACGCAGCCGGCGACGGCTTGA
- a CDS encoding RHS repeat-associated core domain-containing protein — translation MSSCSIHAMAWADPNDAVAFDRATDPNNPQTGDAYGDYFYRQFLADNSANAFFDSIETLVNGQPAGGQDAYLAATPEEFTYDEDGNLIEDGRWSYRYDGENRLVAMEASDPNTAVGPALRLAFSYDYQGRRTAKVVYGWSGSAWTLAATTRFAWDGWLMAAELGPDNSPTRTYAWGLDLSGSREGAGGIGGLAFARTWQGPTAWTVAVPAFDGNGNLVELLDVTDGDPNAVASVAGYQYDPYGNLLTSAGEAAEAFPLRFSSKYTDAETGLAYFGYRYYNSGMGRWINRDPIEEEGGINIYCFVANSPPNLCDPDGRVAPLVILGIKVFFTGSAVNNGILAMCYGYYCTRCLLDMQNIADGAARAWPDDPPRVQRWVWDAMGNCVPLCSAAGKRTIQAAFWVGGRLVILRGIIRTQ, via the coding sequence TTGTCATCTTGCTCCATCCACGCGATGGCGTGGGCCGATCCGAACGATGCGGTGGCGTTCGACCGGGCGACCGATCCGAACAACCCGCAGACCGGTGACGCGTACGGCGACTATTTCTACCGGCAGTTCCTGGCTGACAACTCGGCCAACGCCTTCTTCGATAGCATCGAGACGCTGGTCAACGGCCAGCCGGCGGGCGGGCAGGATGCCTACCTGGCTGCTACGCCCGAGGAGTTCACCTACGATGAGGATGGGAATTTGATCGAAGACGGGCGGTGGAGCTACCGCTACGACGGTGAGAATCGGCTGGTGGCGATGGAGGCGAGCGATCCGAACACGGCGGTCGGGCCGGCGCTGCGGCTGGCGTTCAGCTACGACTACCAGGGTCGGCGGACGGCCAAGGTGGTCTACGGGTGGAGCGGCAGCGCCTGGACACTGGCGGCGACGACGCGGTTTGCCTGGGACGGCTGGCTGATGGCGGCTGAGCTGGGACCGGATAACTCGCCGACCCGGACGTATGCCTGGGGGCTGGACCTCTCGGGCAGCCGCGAGGGTGCGGGCGGCATCGGCGGCTTGGCGTTTGCGCGGACCTGGCAAGGTCCGACGGCTTGGACGGTCGCCGTTCCGGCGTTCGACGGGAACGGGAATCTGGTCGAACTGCTGGATGTCACCGATGGCGATCCCAACGCCGTGGCGTCGGTCGCGGGCTACCAGTACGATCCGTACGGGAACCTGCTGACCAGCGCCGGCGAGGCGGCGGAGGCGTTTCCGCTGCGGTTTTCGAGCAAGTACACCGACGCCGAGACCGGCCTTGCGTACTTTGGGTATCGGTACTATAATTCGGGGATGGGAAGGTGGATCAATCGGGATCCGATTGAGGAGGAAGGAGGTATCAATATCTACTGCTTTGTGGCAAATAGCCCCCCCAATCTTTGTGATCCAGATGGCAGAGTAGCTCCTCTTGTCATTTTGGGTATCAAGGTGTTTTTCACCGGAAGTGCGGTAAACAATGGCATTCTAGCTATGTGCTATGGGTACTATTGCACTAGGTGTCTCTTAGACATGCAGAATATTGCCGATGGCGCAGCCCGTGCTTGGCCAGACGACCCCCCAAGGGTTCAGCGGTGGGTGTGGGATGCGATGGGTAATTGTGTTCCTTTGTGCTCGGCTGCTGGGAAAAGGACGATCCAAGCCGCGTTTTGGGTTGGCGGAAGGCTGGTAATTCTCCGAGGAATCATACGAACGCAATGA
- a CDS encoding inositol-3-phosphate synthase, whose amino-acid sequence MGKIRLAIVGVGNCSSSLIQGTFYYRNGRDLSNAGLLHPRIGPYAMEDIEVVAAFDVDSRKVGKDVSEAIFALPNCTKVFCSDVPKLGVTVQMGHVLDGVPAHMAEYPETRAFRVAEGKGVDVVKVLKEARADVLVSYLPVGSEEATRFYAEAALEAGCGMVNCVPVFIASDLKWGKRFKDRGLPIVGDDIKSQFGATITHRVLTKLFEDRGVKLERTYQLNTAGNTDFLNMLNRDRLKSKRISKTEAVQSQLTEPLDPQNIHIGPSDFIHWQDDNKVCFIRMEGRQFGDVPFNLELRLSVEDSPNSAGVAVDAIRCCKLAMDRGIGGPLTAISAFTMKHPPQQYADWQARELLEGFLCEKCVAEVPSRVETLKPSPAASAKV is encoded by the coding sequence ATGGGAAAGATACGCTTGGCTATTGTGGGAGTGGGCAACTGTTCGTCATCGCTGATTCAGGGCACGTTTTACTACCGTAACGGTCGCGACCTTTCGAACGCGGGGCTGCTGCATCCTCGGATCGGGCCTTATGCGATGGAGGATATCGAGGTGGTTGCGGCGTTCGACGTGGACTCCCGCAAGGTGGGCAAGGACGTTTCGGAGGCGATCTTCGCCCTGCCGAACTGCACGAAGGTTTTCTGCAGTGACGTCCCGAAACTCGGAGTGACGGTGCAGATGGGTCACGTTCTGGACGGGGTTCCGGCCCACATGGCTGAGTATCCGGAGACTCGTGCGTTCCGGGTGGCCGAGGGCAAGGGCGTGGACGTGGTGAAGGTGCTCAAGGAGGCGCGGGCGGACGTTCTGGTGAGCTATCTGCCGGTGGGATCGGAGGAGGCGACGCGGTTTTATGCCGAAGCGGCTTTGGAGGCTGGTTGCGGGATGGTGAACTGCGTGCCGGTGTTCATCGCGTCGGACCTGAAGTGGGGTAAGCGCTTTAAGGATCGCGGGTTACCGATCGTGGGCGACGATATCAAGAGTCAGTTCGGGGCGACGATCACGCATCGGGTGCTGACCAAGCTGTTTGAGGACCGCGGGGTGAAGCTGGAGCGGACGTACCAGCTTAACACGGCTGGCAACACGGACTTTTTGAACATGCTGAATCGCGACCGGCTCAAGAGCAAGCGGATTTCGAAGACCGAAGCGGTCCAATCGCAGCTTACCGAGCCCTTGGACCCGCAGAACATCCACATCGGGCCGAGCGACTTTATTCACTGGCAGGACGACAATAAGGTGTGCTTCATCCGGATGGAAGGGCGGCAGTTCGGGGATGTGCCGTTCAACCTGGAGCTGCGGCTGAGCGTGGAGGATTCGCCGAACAGCGCGGGTGTGGCGGTGGACGCGATCCGCTGCTGCAAGCTGGCGATGGACCGTGGGATCGGCGGTCCGCTGACGGCGATCAGCGCGTTCACGATGAAGCATCCGCCGCAGCAGTATGCGGACTGGCAGGCGCGGGAGCTGCTGGAGGGTTTCCTGTGCGAGAAGTGCGTTGCGGAGGTTCCGAGCCGGGTGGAGACGCTCAAGCCGTCGCCGGCTGCGTCGGCGAAGGTCTAG